A region of the Agrobacterium sp. RAC06 genome:
AGGCCATCAAGCGCGAGACGATCACCGAGGCGACCGCCGGTTGGTCCGACGCGGATGTGGAGACATTCGGGCGGCTCTATGCCCGCTTTACCGAGGGCCTGGAGGCGCAATTCAAGCGCTTCGAGCAGGACGAAGGCTGACGGTCTCAGGGCGGCACGGCAGCGCGCAGCTGGAACGGAAACGACCCGACCGGCACTCCCTCCCCCGAGAAAATGCCGGCCGGTCGTCATGGGACTGGTTGTTCACCACCCTCCCCGCTCCGCCAGGACAGGAAGGGCTTGCGTCCCACGCCGAAGGGAATGGCTCAGACCGGTTTCGGCCCTTGCAAGGCGTTGTAGATCTTCTTCGCCAGGATTGCCGAAATCGGGACCGAAAGGACGAGACCGGCTGCGAAGGCGGATGCGATCTGCCAGCCTTCGCGCATGTCGAGCGACAGAACCGCGATCACCGCCGCACCGCCAACGGCGCTGGCGACGAGGATATAGAGAACTGCAGCGAGGCGAAGCATGATCGTTTTCCTTCGTGTTCATGTCTTTCTGTTGTGACAATAGGATCAACCCGGCAAGTTTCCTTGATCTGGCTCAAGTCTTTGCCTGAAATTGCTTAGACCAAAGGCGAAGCGCTTCACGTGCACCGTTAACACTGTTTTAAGCCTGTTCTTGCCGGGGCTGCACGCTTCCTCCAAGGTTCTGGCCTGACAGTGAAAGCCGTAAACGGAACGGACACATGCCTTCTCGACGCTCGGTCATGATCGGCCTTGGCGGGCTCTTTGCGACAGCGGGCCTGCCCGGCGGCCTGCGCCTTGCATCCGCCCAGACGCTTGCCATGGCGGAACTGCGCGGCGGCTTCGACGCGGCCGAAGCCGGGATCCTGCCGGGCACCGAAGACGACCAGAGCGCCAAGCTGCAGGATCTGATCGACCGAGCGGCGGCCATGGGCCAGCCGGTCTTCCTGCCGGCCGGCACCTATGAGGTCGCCAATCTCGAATTGCGCGATGGCAGCCGGATCGTCGGCGTGCCGGGACTGACGCGACTTGTCTATCGCGGCGACGGACATCTGATCGCAGCCCAGGACATCCGACGCCTCAGCCTGTCGGGCCTCACCTTCGATGGCGCCAATCGCTGGCTTGCCGATTATACCGAGGGGCTCCTCTCCTTCCGCAGTGTCGACGACGTGACGATCGAGGCTTGCGAGATCACCGGCAGCCGCAAATGCGGGATCTATCTGGCACGCTGCGGCGGCCGCATTGATACCACGCGCATCTCGGGCGCTACTGATGCCGGCATCTGGGCGATCGAAGGCAAGGCCTTCTCGATCCGCAACAACCAGATCTTCGACTGCGGCAATGGCGGCATCCTCGTGCATCGCTGGACGAAGGGCGAAGACGGCAGCGTCATTGCGGGCAACAGGGTGGCACGGATCGGCGCGACCAATGGCGGCACCGGGCAGTATGGCAACGGGATCAACGTCTTTCGCGCCGACAATGTGCTGGTGTCGCAAAACCATGTGTCGGACTGCGCCTTCTCGGCGATCCGGGCCAACTCTGCCTCCAACATCACGATCAGCGGCAACCAGGCCTTCCGGTCCGGCGAAACGGCCATCTATGCCGAATTCGAGTTCGAGGGCGCGCTGATATCCGGCAACATCATCGATGGCGCAGCGATCGGCATTTCGGTCGCCAATTTCGACCATGGCGGGCGCCTGTCCACCGTCAGCAACAACATCATCAGGCGGATCGTCAACAAGGGCCCCTATGTGCCGACGATCAGCAGCTTCGGCTTCGGCATCTCGGTCGAGGCCGACACGCTGGTCAGCGGCAATCTCGTCGAAGGCGCTGAGACGGCGGCGCTCGCGATCGGCTGGGGGCCCTATCTGCGCAATGTCATCGTCAGTGACAACATCCTGCGCGACAGCCCGGAAGGCATACGGGTGAGCGTGGTCGAGGGCGCCGGCCAAACTGTGATCCGCGGCAATATCGTCGAGGGTGCGGATAAGGGCGCGATCCTCGGATATCGCTGGAAGGAGCGCGTCGGCGACAAGCTTTCGGATGGAGAGACCGACTACAGGCATCTCAGTATCGCAGATAATGCGCGCATTACGCGGTGACACGATCAAGGCCATGCTTGTGCGTTAACCAAGTGGAAACCAACACCGGTATTTTCGGGTAGTCGTAATCTCTGTTTAAGGTCGCGCTGATCTAATCGCCGACGACCCTAATGCAGCGAAGCCCATGTTCCTGAAACTGCAGAACACCATTCTCGAGATGATCGCGACGGGGCATCCCCTGGCGGAGACGGTCGATAGACTCTGCCGCGAGGTGGAAGCGATCAGCGACGATGTCGTCTGCTCGGTGCTGCTGCTCGACGACGAGCGGCGGCTGAGGCATCTTGCCGGTCCATCGCTGCCGCTCGAATACACCTCCGCCATCGATGGCACCGCGATCGGACCCGGCGTCGGCTCCTGCGGGACCGCCGCGCATTTCGGCGAGCCGGTTCTGGTCGAGGATATCGACACACATCCCTACTGGCAGCCCTACAAAGGCCTGGCTTTGCCGAACGGCCTGAGGGCCTGCTGGTCTACACCGATCATCGGCGCCGGAAAGGTGCTCGGCACCTTCGCCTTCTACTACCGTGTCACGCGCGGTCCCTCGGATGCAGAAAAGGCGGCCGTCGAAGCCTGCGTGCATCTCTGCGCCATCGCCATAGAGCGCGACCAGCGGATCGCCGAGCGACGCAAGCTCGCTGAAACCGACAACCTGACCGGCCTGCCCAACCGCAGCCGCTTCAACGAGACGATCGATGACGTGTCGCGCCGCGGCCAGGACTGGGCGCTGATGCTGATCGACCTCGACAATCTGAAAATGGTCAACGACACCTTCGGCCACAGCGCCGGCGATGACCTGATCCGGATCGTGGCGCATCGCTTGCAGGATCGCGCTCCCGCAGAGATGACCTTCCGCCTCGGAGGTGACGAGTTTGCCGTGATCGTGCCTTGTCTGGAGGCAACGGACCCGACAGAACTCGCCGAAGCGTTGATCCAGCGGATCAAGGAGCCGGCCGACTGCGCTGGGCACCTGATCTATCCTGCCGCCACACTCGGCGGCGCAAAGGCCGGCCTGGAGCGCAGCCCGCAACAGGTGCGCCAGAACGCCGACTACGCGCTCTATCACGCCAAGGAACGGGCACGCGGGCGCTATCTCGAATATGCACCGGGTCTCGGCACTTCCATCGTCAAGCGCTTCCGCGCCGTGCAGGAGGTGGATCGGGCGCTGCGCGAGGACCGCATCGACGCCCATTACCAGCCGATCGTCGAACTCGCCACCGGGCGGATCATGGGATTTGAGTCGCTCTGCCGGATGAAGATGGCCGATGGCAGCATCGTCGCTGCCGCCCATTTTCAGGAGGCGATGAAGGATGCGCATGTGGCGATCGAGATCACCGAGCGCATGCTGGAGCGCATTGCGGCGGCTTGCAACGAATGGCAGCGAGACGGGCTGCAATTCTCGCGTATCGGTCTCAACCTGTCCGCCGCCGATTTCCACCGTGGTGGACTGACGCAGCGGATCGTCGATGCGGTGAGCCGCGTCGGCCTGCAGCCCAGCTCGATCGTCGCCGAGGTCACCGAATCCGTCTATCTCGCCCAGAAGGACAACGTGATTGCCGAAGAGATCCGCGCCATGCGCGAGGCCGGCATCAAGGTGGCGCTCGACGATTTCGGCACCGGTTTTGCGTCGCTCACCCATCTGCTGACGGTCCCGGTCGATGTCATCAAGATCGACAAGTGCTTCGTTCGCCGCCTGGCCGACGCCGGAAGCGGATCGGTGATCACCAAAGGGTTGCTCGACATCGCACGAGGGCTCGGCATCTGGGTGATTGCAGAGGGCATCGAAGAAGAGGGCCAGGCCGAGCATCTGTTGTCGCTCGATTGCAAGGCAGGCCAGGGCTATTATTTCTCGCGTCCCATGGATCGCGACAGCGTGCGGGAGATGCTTGAAGTCAGCCAGTTCCATCCGGACTGGTCACGCATTCTCCTGGAACGCGAACGGCAATTTCTTCCCAAGGTCGGTTGAGAGACCGGCGGCCACGGCCGCCCGTCCCTGCAACCTCTCTCCGCTTCAGTTCCGTGCGGTCTGGCGACTGCCGACCCAGCGGATCAGTTCGCGCGCCTCCGGTGGCGGGCGCTTTTCGACCCTACGATAGAGGCGGCAATCGCGGGTGCGGGTGAGAAGCCCCATATTGACCAGTTCCCGGCGGATCAGCACGTGATCGCCAAAGCCGTTGTGGCGCATCAGCACCGCATTGACCGCCTTTTCCGGCATGTCCTCGCCCGCGGGCAGGAAGGACCAGAGCACCCAGAGCGCCAGTTGCTGCTGGTTGAGCTTGCCCGGCCAACGGACGAGGATGTCGGTTCCGGCGAAGCAGCGGGCGGTGAGTTCGACGCGGCGGAAATCCACGGCGGGCTCTGCTTCGACCACCACTGGATGGGCCAGACGATCTTCGGCCGCGCGGCTTGCCTTGAAATGCTGGTAGTTGCGAAAGCCGACGGCGCGGGTCAGCATGTTCAGGAGCTCGACATGGCCGGGCAAGTCTGCCCGCGCTTCAAGTTCGCGTTTCAGGTTTTTGGCAAGCGCCGACAGATCGGGGGCTGCGAAGGCATGTGTTGTCTTCGACATCTCATTTCTCCTGGTCGTGCCCGGTCTTTGAAAGGACCACATGGCCGGTGGTCACCGACTTCCGACGGGGCACGGGAAAACGAGCTTCGTCGATCAGAAGAAAGGCAGGTTTAGCTCCCCTTGTCGGGGCGGTGACGCCTGGGTGAACTGCAGACCCTGGAGGCTCAGCAATAAACGCAGCTCGGGCATGCTGTCAATTGCGGCGACGATCAGCAAAATTCATCGATCCCATCAGCGCGAACGGCTTTTCCAGAGCCCATCGGCGCGATAGCCTCCGGCCCACCAATCAAGGAGACCGGCATGCTGAAGATCTATGGCGTCTACAAGTCGCGCGCGACGCGCATCCTCTGGCTCGTGGAAGAGCTCGGCATACCCTTCGAGCTGGTGCCGGTCATCCAGGCTTACAAGCTCAAGGATCCGACGGCGTCGGATGCGCGGCTCAATACGCGGTCGCCGGAATTCCTCGCTGTGAACCCGATGGGCAGCATTCCGACCATCGAGGATGACGGGCTGGTCTTGAACGAGTCGCTGGCCCAGACGCTTTATGTGGCGAAGAAGCAGGGCGGCACGATTGCGCCGCGCGATCTCAACGAAGAAGCGCAGATGCTGCAATGGTCGCTGTTTGCAGCAACCTCGATCGAAACGGATGCACTCAAGATCTCCATGGCCAATGCCAGCGGCAAGCTGGCTTCGGCAGAGGGACAGGCGGAAGCGGCCGAGGTCGCCAAGATGCTCGCGCGGCCGTTCGGCGTGCTTGAGGCACATTTCTCGCACAATGATTATACGGTCGGCGGACGTTTTACCGTTGCCGATATCAACCTGGCCGAGGTCGTTCGCTACGCTCAGGCCTATCAGCCCATCTTCGAAGCGCATCCGAAGACCGCCGAATGGCTGGCACGCATCCAGTCGCGGCCGGGCTTCAAGGCGATGTGGGAGAAGCGGCTGGCCGAGGTGGAGTAACTACTCTGGTCCCTATCGATTAGCCCGTGCAAAGGGACGCACCAGCACCCAATAACCCGTGTGGCGGTGGACCAGCCCAGTGACCACCACCAGCCGGATGAGCTGCACGAGGACCATGGCGGCGGCAGCGCCGGTGATCCCGTAGAGGGGGACCAGCAGCAGCATCAGGCCGAGGCAGGCTGCGACCGAAATGGAGACGATGGCAAGGCTCAGGCGATAGCGGCCCTGGACCACGAGAAGTTCAGCTGCCTGGCCGGTAGCGGCGCGGACGATATAGGCAAGCCCCAAAAGGACAAGACAGGGATAGGCGGAGACGAAGGCCTCTCCGAAAAGGTGCAGCAGCGGATAGCCGGCGGCAAGCGTCAGCGCCACCGAGGGGATGGTGAGCCAGAAGGTGGCATTGGTCGAGCGGGTGATGCGGGCCTGTAGCCCTGCCCTGTCGGCAGAGGCGAGCGAGAGTGAAAAGCCACGCGCTGCGACCAGCATGAAGCCATATTGCACGAAGGCGGCGAGCGAGAGCGAACGCTGGGCGGCGAAATAGAGCGAGGCCTGATCAGGGCTTACCAGAAAGCCGAGGATGAGCACGTCGATCCAGACGAAGAGCTCCTCCGCCGTCATTGCCGGCATCATCAGCACCGAAGCGAGCAGCCAGAAGCGGCGGCGCTCCGGTGTCGTTGCGGTGGGCGCGGCTTTCTTCGGGAGGCGGGCGCGCAGGAGGAGTGCCTGGACGATGAGGACGACGATCGAGGAGAGCACGACGAGAGCAAGGACGGTTACCGCATCGAGGGGCAGGCCCGAAAGCCTCGCCAGACCGACACCGGTCATGACCAATACGGGCCGCAGGATGAAACCCGGCACGGTCGAGAGCGCATACCAGCCGAAGCCGCGGGCAACACCCGTCACATAGGTTTCGAGCGACAGGACGGGGAAGCCGAGGGCCAGCACGCCGATCGGCAGCAGGAAGGCCGGATCGACGAGGCCCGGCAGGACAAGCAGGAAGGCAATGGCAAGAGCCGCCAGCAGGCCGGATCCAAGGATGACGGCGCGGAAGCCGGTCGCGAGATAGCCCGTCAGATGCGCGTGTTTTTCGCGCCGGCCATAGCGGGGAATGAAGCGGGCGGCGGAATCGTAGAAGCCGAGCACGCCGATCTGTCCAACGACGCTGACCCAGGTCCAGAGGATGACATAGACGCCGTAGTCCTCGAGCGCCATCAGCCGGGCGAGCAGGATCTGCAGGCCGAGCCCGACAAAGGCGGCAGCGATGCGGACGGAAATGCTGACAAGCGCCCCGCGCAGGCCGGGGTCACGCACCGCCTGCTGCAGCCTGGCGACAAACCGGGCGATCATGGGATGCAGCACAGGACCAGGACCATGCTGCCGCCATGGCGCCCAAGGAGGCGCTGGACCGCGTCGACCGCGGACAGGAGGCGGGCTCGAATTTGCGCCCCGAAGCGATGGTAGATAGACCGGACATGCGGGCGAAGGCCTGCCATCCAATGATGGCAATAGAGCCGGCCGAGGCTGGTCAAGGGAACATAGAAGGCCGTCAGCGGCTCCGTGGCGTTGGTCCAGCTCGACTTGTAGGCGGAGGGATCATTGAGAAAATCGAAGCGGCGGATCCCGGTTTCGATCGCCCAGCGCTGGGCGCTCTCCATCTGCACCTTGCCCGGCGAGTGTTTCTGATAGGCAAGATCGATGGCGCCGAGGAAGCAGTAATAGTCATCGCGGAAGCGCATGCCGATTTCCATGGCGATCGGGCTGCCGTCGAGCGTCAGCGCATGCAGGTAGACGCCGTCATCGCCCTCGTTCGCCCTGGTGCCGAGATCGCGGAGGAAGGCGGCAAAACGTGGATCAAACACGTCGCGCCCGAGGCGGCCGGTGTCTCTCAACCAGGCCTGTTTGAGGGCAATGCAGCGATCGACGTTGTCAGCGTAACCTGCACTTCCTGCCGGATAGACGCGATAATCGAGGGCGCCCAGCTTTTCCAATCGGTTGCGGCGGCTGTTGCGCTGCAGGCGCTGTTTCTTCGGCAAGGCGCGGTGATGGCTTTCCCAGTCAGTGATAGCAGAGAGATCGAGGATGGAGGATTGCTGACCGTCTTCGGGGCTTACGCCCTGGCCTTGCAGAATATCTGCGAGCAGGGCTGATTGTGGTACATGGTCGAGGCAGACGGCATCGAGCCCACGATCCCTGCGGATCTCATCGAGGACTGCGCGACCAGCGTCACGATCAAAACGAGCGGGATCGTAAAGCAGCGTCGAATACTGGTTCATCGGTGCCGTCAGCGGAACGAGAAGCGTGATCGCCGGACTGATGCGGCGGGTCATCATCGGCCAGATCATCACGCAATCGGCGCCATCCCACAGTACATAGACCCGGGCGCGCACATCCGTCTTTTCCGGCGCGAGGAAAACCCTGCACCAGGACAAACACCAGTCGAAGCTCTGGAAATAACCGAAAGGCTCCGGGCAGCGCGTTTCAAGCCCCTGCCAGACATCCCTCAATGCTTCGAGTTCATTGAGCGTTTCGAGGCATTCGAGCTCCAGGTGGCGGCCATGGCGCACGAGCGGAATGGCCCAGCTACGGCCGGCGCTGGCCACGGCGACGCGGTCTCGCCCTCTGATCGCAACAGTCATGAAACTCGGCCTCGTCGTTTGCCCACGATGGGTCGTGGCCGCAGTCTAGACCGACAAGGGTTAAACCTCCCTTGAAGCAGGTGACCCCGACGGGACCGCCCGGCAAGGGCGCTCGAGGCTCAGGCGAACAGGACGTCCGTCGTGCGGATCGCGCCGACCGGCATGCCATTCCAGTTCGACATGCCGTGATGGGCAAGCGTCATCAGGGCCGCCCGCTCTTCGCTATCGGCGTCGAAATGGCGGGCAAGTAGGGCTGCGATCATCGCTTCTGCGGCGCGGGTTGCGCCATCCTCGGCCTTGACGGCGAAGGAAAGGCCCTTGTCCGGGAGAAGCGCGCAGAAGACGCCCTCGGCGCCGGTCTTGGCGAAGATCCTGCCCGGTGCGACCTGCATCAGCTTGGTGCAGAAACGCTTGGTGCCGGCGACGTAGAAAGGTTCTGCCATGCAGGCATTGATCAGGCGGCGGGCGGCAGCGGCGCGCAAGGGTTCCAGGCCCTTGCCGGTGACCAGCTTGCCGAAGCCGCGCGCAAGGCCCGTGAGCGGCACGGCATAGGTCGGGATCGAGCAGCCGTCGGTGCCGCAATTGTCTCTTGAGAGCACGGCCCCGGTCAGATCCGTCATGATGGCGCGGATCGCCTCCTGCAGCGGGTGGTCGAAGCCGGCATAGCCGCGCGGGTCCTCGCCGGTGTGGCAGCATGTGCAGACGAAGCCGGAATGTTTGCCGGAGCAGTTGTTGTGGAGGGCGGTCGGCTTATCCAGCGTGCGGGCCTGATCGATCAGTACGTGTTGGTGCGAGGACCAGTGGGCGCCGCATTCGAGCACGCTTTCGTCCCTGCCGGCGGCCTTCAGCATGAAGGCTGCGGTTGCGACATGTTCCGGTTCGCCCGAATGGGAGGCGCAGGCGAGTGCGAGTTCGCGGTTTCCGAAGCCATAGGCATCCGCCGCACCGCTTTCGACCAGCGGCAGGGCCTGCATGGCCTTGCAGGCGGAACGCGGGAAAACACCGGAATCGACATCGCCGGCGGAAAAGACGATCGCGCCCTCCGCATCGATCACGACGGCCATGCCGCGATGGCGGCTCTCGACGAGTTGACCGCGCGTGACCTCGACCGTGATTGGATTTTCCATGACGTGCCTCAAAATGCCAATATTCCCTGATGCTTCTTAAAGCATGCATCGTCCTGCTGTTCGAGGTCCGGATTGAAATTTCTGCTGCGCATCGTTTCCGTCATCCTGCTTGTTTTCGTCCTGCCGACGCTGGTTTCGGCCGGGCTTTGGGCGACACGCGACCATCCGGAAGGCTGGAGTTCGGCACGATGGAGCTCGTCCGGGCTGCTGCCGACGGCCGAAGAAAGTCCGGAAGCGGCGATCTACATATTCTCGGCGATGACCGGGGGACTGAAGGGCGCGATCGCCAGCCATGCCTGGATCGTCACCAAGAACGAAAACGGCGACTATCAGCGCTATGACAAGGTGGGCTGGGGCTCACCGATCCGCCGGAACCACCGGGCACCCGATGCCTTCTGGTATTCCAACCCGCCGCGGCTCGTGGCGGAGGTGAAGGGCGAGGAGGCCAAGCGGCTGATTCCGATGGTGGAGGCGGCGATTGCCGGCTATCAATATGGCCAGCCGGGCGGCTACCGGATCTATCCGGGGCCGAACTCCAACACTTTCGTCGCGCATGTGTTGCGTGAAGTGCCGGAGCTGGGAGCAGTGCTTCCGGCCGATGCGGTCGGCCGCGACTATCTGCCTGATGGCGCCTTCTACCATCTCGACAAGGATGGCCGCGACCTGCACTTAAGCCTCGGCGGCTTTGCCGGGCTGTCGGTCGGGGTGCGCAGCGGGCTGGAGGTGAATTTCCTCGGCCTCGTGGCCGGCATCGATGTCGCGCGGCCGGGCATCAAGGTTCCGGGCTTCGGGACTGTGGGGCTTTGAGCGCCCTGCCCTTACAACAAATCCCCTGAATCAAAAGAGCCACCCGCGAGGGTGGCTCCCATGAGTTTTAGTCCTTTGTCTGGACCCGGACGGGGAAACCGCCCGAAGGAAGGCTGGATCAGGCCGAGGGCTGCCCCGTCAAAACCGCACCCTTTCCAAAGTCACACACGCAGACCGAAATCTCATTAGACATTGGATCACCTTCCTTTCGTTACGTTGCCGATGACTTGAAGGTAGGGCGGAGAAATGGATTCGACAAGGCACGTTATGTGACGTTTTGTTTGGATAATTGTGTTGCATTGCAGCGGAGTGCGATCATAATTCGCGCGCCGGCGGTTCGATCACTCGCTCTTGTGCAAGGGGCGTCAGGAACAGGCGCTCATAGCTGGTAAACGGTGGGGACTTGCCGAACCTTTGGTTGGCAGCCAAGCCATCCGGATCTTGCGCAACCTTTTGACGGTACTTCAAGTAGGATTGCTCATCTGGAAAGGTGAAGATCGCGACCACTGTGTTGGCCTCGCCATCTTGACCGGTCCCAAGAAAGCTCATCTGGGCATCGTCAGGCCTTTTCCGGGGCATGAAGTAGCCAAGGTGGTGACCTCCATGGCGCTCGATGAGTCCAACCCAGATCCTTGCATATTCTTCGAAATCTGCGATCCGGCCGGGGTCCAGCCGATAACGAATCTCACATGTGATTGGACGTCTCAGCATGGGACCTCTCGTCGGTGTCTTGGCGGTTCGCCACTGTTGGTGCAACGCCTTGCCATGGCGCAATTCGTGTTGACCGCCCAGCCTCCGGCAGCGACACTCCTGCCTGCAATGGGAGGAGCATATCATGGACGAATCCATCCGCTGGCGAAACATGCGCTCGGCGCCGCGCGACGGCAGCCGCATTCTCGTGACCATCCGCGCATCCGAACAGGGGCCTGGCGCCGTCGATCTCGTCTACTGGTCGAAGGGCGACCGGTTCGGGGCGGACGGCTGGCGGTCCTCCGACTCGACGCCGGGACTGATCGTTGCCTATGCGGAGCCGGAGCTCAAATGCTGGATGCCGCTGCCGGGGGTCAACATGGATGCCATGGTCCGTCCGCCGGCCTGGGAAGGCGAGGACGAAAAGGAGCTGGATGGCTCGGGGATCTGAGCCTCAGCGCCTCAGTCGAATATCTTGGCGATGGCGGCCTGTTCGGCCTTCTCCCAACGAGCCACGACATCTGCGACCTTGTCGATCTCCTTGTCGGTCAGGTGATGGGCGCCGTCCTTGGTGATGCGGCACAGGCTGAATGGCTTGCCGACGCTGGCGGAGGTGAGGTCGAGCGACTGCAACACGCGCAACACCGCCGCACAGCCGACATCGACAGAGCGCTTGCCGAGGCTAAAATGCGAGAGCAGCGAGCCCGCCTGCTGGGCCATGGCCGCCCCACTGCCGATCGCGTGGAAACCAATATCTGCATAATGTCCGATCATGCCCGACGGGGTGATTTCGATGATCCACGGCTCACCATCCCGCCATCCGGCCGCCATGACATAGGCCGAGGGCGTGCCGCCGCCTTCCTCGCCGGGCACGTCGAGAATGAAGGTGTCGTAGTGATGGCGAAGGATCGGCAGGACCTGGCTCTGCAGGGCACGGCCGATGTCCGGCGCCTCGAGGATCGCCGCACTGTTTTCGTTGAAGCTGCGCTCTACGTCTGTCAGCACCGAGCGGGCGCCGCTGCCGGCCCAGGCGGCGTCGGTGCCGAGAGGGTGAAGCTTCTGGGCCGGATAGGTCATACCGCGCCCCTTGTCGGTGATCTGGGAATCCGATCCCATGACCACGCCATCTTCACACACGGTGGCAAGCACGACAGTCATGTTGCAGTCCTTTCAATTTCAGCGTCTCCGACGCCCGACTAGCCACCTCTCAGCGGCCGCGATAGATCGTCGTCTCGACGTTCAGAACAATGTGGGGGAACACATCATCCGCTTCTCCTAGACGCCTTCGGCCCTCAAGCCGTTCCAATCAGGCCCCGCTTTTCGCCTCCACCGGCGCAGACTTGGCCGGGCATGGCCTGCACAGACGGCCTGCCCAGAGAGGGGCTTTTCGCGCTAAGCTCCGACCAGCCAAAGATTCTCGAGGGAGGAAACATTGAGCCGCGATATCATTCTGGTCGATCCATTGCCGAGGACACTCGACCTGATCATGGAACCGTCCGTCCGGGCACGGCTCGAGGCGCTGGGCGAGGTGATCGTGTCAGAGGATCGCCCAATGCCGGCCGAAGACGTAGAGCGGTATCTTGCCGATACCGTCTTGATCTTCGGCCAGACCGACATGCCGAGAGAGCGTCTGGACAGGGCGCCGAGGCTGAAGGCGATCATCAATGTCGAATCGAATTTCCTGCCCAACATCGACTATCAGGCCTGTGTCGAACGCGGGATCTGGGTGATCACGCCGGCCTCGGCCTTTGCCTCGCCGGTGGCGGAGGCAGCACTTGCCATGGCGCTCGATCTCGCCCGCGGGATCACGGCGGCGGATCGTGATTTTCGCCAGGGCGTCGAGCGCTATGGGCTGGAGGGCAACGCGCACACCTTCCGTTTTGCCGGCGCACCCGTCGGGATCATAGGCTTTGGCGATCTCGGCCATGCATTTCGTGACCTGATCCGCCCGTTCAAGAACAGGGTTCGCGTCTTCGATCCCTGGCTTCCCCGGGAGATCATCGAAGGCCAGGATTGCGAACCGTCGACGCTCGACGAGGTGCTCAGCGAAAGCCAGGTGGTCTTCGTGTTTGCGAGCGTCACCAGCGAGAATGAAGGCTTCATCGGCAGCAGAGAATTCGCGATGATGAAGCCGGGGGCCGCCTTCCTGCTGATGAGCAGGGCTGCCGTCGTCGACTTTCCGGCGATGATCGAAGCGGCGCAATCCGGCCATATCAAGGTGGCAACGGACGTCTTTCCGGAGGAGCCTGTTGCGGCCGACGATCCCGTGCGCCAGGCGGCGGGCATTCTCTTATCTGCCCACAGAACCGGCGGCACGCGGGACGCCTTCTATGCGCTGGGGTCGATGGCCGTTGCCGATGCCGAACTGATCATGAAGGGCCTGCCGCCCCGCCTCTGCCGCCGCGCCGACCCGGCAACGGCCAGCCGGCTGCGGTCGAAGCCGGTGACGGTGTCGTGATGGTGGGGTCGGCATTGAATGGGTAGCCGGCATCCGGTCCAAAGGTCATCGCGTATCGAGATATCAGATTTTACCGTCCGGCCTGACCGAATGTTAAGCTCCCCTGCCTCAAGATCCTGGTCGTTGTGTGCCCCTTGCGGGTTCAAACATGTCCGTGAGGGATTTGACGTGCGTGACAGAGAGA
Encoded here:
- a CDS encoding TIGR03808 family TAT-translocated repetitive protein; this translates as MPSRRSVMIGLGGLFATAGLPGGLRLASAQTLAMAELRGGFDAAEAGILPGTEDDQSAKLQDLIDRAAAMGQPVFLPAGTYEVANLELRDGSRIVGVPGLTRLVYRGDGHLIAAQDIRRLSLSGLTFDGANRWLADYTEGLLSFRSVDDVTIEACEITGSRKCGIYLARCGGRIDTTRISGATDAGIWAIEGKAFSIRNNQIFDCGNGGILVHRWTKGEDGSVIAGNRVARIGATNGGTGQYGNGINVFRADNVLVSQNHVSDCAFSAIRANSASNITISGNQAFRSGETAIYAEFEFEGALISGNIIDGAAIGISVANFDHGGRLSTVSNNIIRRIVNKGPYVPTISSFGFGISVEADTLVSGNLVEGAETAALAIGWGPYLRNVIVSDNILRDSPEGIRVSVVEGAGQTVIRGNIVEGADKGAILGYRWKERVGDKLSDGETDYRHLSIADNARITR
- a CDS encoding putative bifunctional diguanylate cyclase/phosphodiesterase, whose product is MFLKLQNTILEMIATGHPLAETVDRLCREVEAISDDVVCSVLLLDDERRLRHLAGPSLPLEYTSAIDGTAIGPGVGSCGTAAHFGEPVLVEDIDTHPYWQPYKGLALPNGLRACWSTPIIGAGKVLGTFAFYYRVTRGPSDAEKAAVEACVHLCAIAIERDQRIAERRKLAETDNLTGLPNRSRFNETIDDVSRRGQDWALMLIDLDNLKMVNDTFGHSAGDDLIRIVAHRLQDRAPAEMTFRLGGDEFAVIVPCLEATDPTELAEALIQRIKEPADCAGHLIYPAATLGGAKAGLERSPQQVRQNADYALYHAKERARGRYLEYAPGLGTSIVKRFRAVQEVDRALREDRIDAHYQPIVELATGRIMGFESLCRMKMADGSIVAAAHFQEAMKDAHVAIEITERMLERIAAACNEWQRDGLQFSRIGLNLSAADFHRGGLTQRIVDAVSRVGLQPSSIVAEVTESVYLAQKDNVIAEEIRAMREAGIKVALDDFGTGFASLTHLLTVPVDVIKIDKCFVRRLADAGSGSVITKGLLDIARGLGIWVIAEGIEEEGQAEHLLSLDCKAGQGYYFSRPMDRDSVREMLEVSQFHPDWSRILLERERQFLPKVG
- a CDS encoding DUF2087 domain-containing protein, whose protein sequence is MSKTTHAFAAPDLSALAKNLKRELEARADLPGHVELLNMLTRAVGFRNYQHFKASRAAEDRLAHPVVVEAEPAVDFRRVELTARCFAGTDILVRWPGKLNQQQLALWVLWSFLPAGEDMPEKAVNAVLMRHNGFGDHVLIRRELVNMGLLTRTRDCRLYRRVEKRPPPEARELIRWVGSRQTARN
- a CDS encoding glutathione S-transferase family protein, whose protein sequence is MLKIYGVYKSRATRILWLVEELGIPFELVPVIQAYKLKDPTASDARLNTRSPEFLAVNPMGSIPTIEDDGLVLNESLAQTLYVAKKQGGTIAPRDLNEEAQMLQWSLFAATSIETDALKISMANASGKLASAEGQAEAAEVAKMLARPFGVLEAHFSHNDYTVGGRFTVADINLAEVVRYAQAYQPIFEAHPKTAEWLARIQSRPGFKAMWEKRLAEVE
- a CDS encoding lipopolysaccharide biosynthesis protein; this encodes MIARFVARLQQAVRDPGLRGALVSISVRIAAAFVGLGLQILLARLMALEDYGVYVILWTWVSVVGQIGVLGFYDSAARFIPRYGRREKHAHLTGYLATGFRAVILGSGLLAALAIAFLLVLPGLVDPAFLLPIGVLALGFPVLSLETYVTGVARGFGWYALSTVPGFILRPVLVMTGVGLARLSGLPLDAVTVLALVVLSSIVVLIVQALLLRARLPKKAAPTATTPERRRFWLLASVLMMPAMTAEELFVWIDVLILGFLVSPDQASLYFAAQRSLSLAAFVQYGFMLVAARGFSLSLASADRAGLQARITRSTNATFWLTIPSVALTLAAGYPLLHLFGEAFVSAYPCLVLLGLAYIVRAATGQAAELLVVQGRYRLSLAIVSISVAACLGLMLLLVPLYGITGAAAAMVLVQLIRLVVVTGLVHRHTGYWVLVRPFARANR